A stretch of Arthrobacter sunyaminii DNA encodes these proteins:
- the mptB gene encoding polyprenol phosphomannose-dependent alpha 1,6 mannosyltransferase MptB translates to MTAQVPATEPSSPGPELAKANHPNVAIIQGLIGSLMMLAGSLGVGWLSLASYDLRRNPVIMWLRFEPEGAVLSVFLLALGGMLLVRSWLRLGQRITSWGPESRPVVLKATIAWAAPMCVALPLFSRDVFAYIAQGLVMVSGLDPYKDGYSQISNYVQIGADDLWAQSPTPYGPIFLWLEELVVRATGGQPEYSILLFRVISLIGVALCVYYVPKLAELHNINPNRALWLTTANPLFLTTFIASIHNDALMIGLALAGLYLAATKHAIPGILLITLSVGIKPITLILLPFVGLMWAGKGASWPRKFLYWFMTAGISLGLLWILGIINGLGFGWVSALSTPGSVWIWYAPVGFLGMLVATLGNALGLPGWTFGDIVHTLGRVASVLIVFWQMFVGEYSRLVRRLALAFAAVVMLAPMIQSWYVVWLIPLFAVTGIRNDWQVKTLYLLVSFFMVYAISDQLDIWPYFDFSLSAARQIAAVIALGFALYLIFLDPKTKVLFRKKLTEPSPGELRVR, encoded by the coding sequence ATGACCGCCCAGGTCCCCGCGACCGAGCCTTCGTCTCCCGGCCCGGAGCTAGCGAAAGCCAACCACCCCAATGTCGCGATCATCCAGGGCCTCATCGGTTCCCTCATGATGCTCGCGGGCTCGCTCGGCGTCGGATGGCTGTCTCTGGCCTCGTACGACCTCCGCCGCAACCCCGTGATCATGTGGCTCCGCTTTGAGCCGGAGGGTGCAGTGCTCTCCGTCTTCCTGCTGGCCCTGGGCGGAATGCTCTTGGTCCGCTCCTGGCTGCGGCTGGGCCAGCGCATAACCTCGTGGGGTCCCGAGAGCCGTCCGGTGGTTTTGAAGGCCACCATCGCCTGGGCTGCACCCATGTGCGTGGCTCTTCCGCTTTTCAGCCGCGACGTGTTCGCTTACATCGCCCAGGGCCTGGTAATGGTCAGCGGACTGGACCCGTACAAAGACGGCTACTCCCAGATCTCCAACTACGTGCAGATTGGCGCCGACGACCTGTGGGCCCAGAGCCCCACTCCTTACGGTCCGATTTTCCTCTGGCTGGAGGAACTCGTGGTCCGGGCCACCGGCGGCCAGCCGGAATACTCCATTCTGCTGTTCCGGGTCATCTCCCTGATCGGCGTGGCGCTGTGCGTGTATTACGTGCCGAAGCTCGCGGAACTGCACAACATCAACCCCAACCGTGCACTGTGGCTGACAACCGCAAACCCGTTGTTCCTGACCACGTTCATCGCCAGCATCCACAACGATGCGCTGATGATCGGCCTGGCCCTGGCAGGCCTCTACCTTGCCGCAACCAAGCACGCCATTCCCGGCATTCTCCTCATTACGCTCTCCGTGGGGATCAAGCCGATCACACTGATCCTGCTGCCCTTCGTGGGCCTCATGTGGGCCGGCAAAGGTGCATCCTGGCCGCGCAAGTTCCTCTACTGGTTCATGACCGCGGGAATCTCCCTGGGCCTGCTGTGGATCCTGGGCATCATCAACGGTCTGGGCTTCGGCTGGGTGAGTGCACTGAGCACGCCGGGCAGCGTCTGGATCTGGTACGCGCCGGTTGGCTTCCTCGGCATGCTTGTTGCCACCCTGGGCAATGCCCTGGGCCTGCCGGGCTGGACCTTTGGCGACATTGTTCACACCCTGGGCCGAGTGGCCTCGGTGCTCATCGTGTTCTGGCAGATGTTCGTGGGGGAGTACAGCAGGCTGGTGCGCCGGCTCGCCCTGGCCTTTGCCGCCGTCGTTATGCTCGCGCCGATGATCCAGTCCTGGTACGTGGTGTGGCTGATTCCGCTGTTTGCCGTGACCGGCATCCGGAACGACTGGCAGGTTAAAACCCTGTATCTGCTGGTCTCGTTCTTCATGGTGTACGCGATCAGCGACCAGCTGGATATCTGGCCG